A stretch of Caenorhabditis elegans chromosome IV DNA encodes these proteins:
- the Y105C5A.1285 gene encoding uncharacterized protein (Confirmed by transcript evidence), producing the protein MYSYWFQMMMPLILDTTVPRWD; encoded by the exons ATGTATTCCTACTGGTTTCAAATG atgatGCCGCTAATCCTCGATACAACCGTCCCAAGGTGGGACTGA